From a region of the Epinephelus fuscoguttatus linkage group LG21, E.fuscoguttatus.final_Chr_v1 genome:
- the mrc1a gene encoding macrophage mannose receptor 1 — MLPCLNVAVVLCLLQVLCITADIDGGSFLIFNENHNKCIKVESATSITVAPCDPHAKNQQFRWASESRILSLSLKLCLAATEIKDWVKVVLFECDENNDLQHWQCKNETLFGLKDQDLHLNWGNRNERNIMIYKGSGLWSRWRIYGTRGDLCSKGFQEIFTIGGNAFGVPCQFPFKFEDNWYAECTKDGRSDGSLWCATERDYNKVKKWGFCPTEATSGWDTDPVTGVQYQGNTQAVLTWHQARKSCQQQGADLLSIVELHEQSYISGLTNNLGTSLWIGLNSLDFESGWQWSNGNPFRYLNWAPGHPSSEPGLTCATLNAGKASKWESSACTKKLGYICRKGNSTSLPPPPSKDQPTFCPSHWVPYAGNCYYLERSKKMWKDALAACHKEGGDLASIHNIEEQSFIISQSGYLPTDVLWIGLNDQRNQMLFEWSDHSHVTFTQWQTDEPTHATNLQEDCVLIRGKDGRWADHMCEKMYGYICKKKASIKPGEGAHEDANPGCKLGSIRYGSYCYNIGSETKTFDEAKQTCSNAGGHLVDVTDRYENAFLVSLVGLRPEKYFWMGLSNTGDISTFKWTTRRKVTFTHFNVGMPDRHQGCIAMTTGVFAGLWDVVSCSNKEKYICKKPAEGVLVTTVPPTTPALSCESGWTPAAKRSFCYKLYKKSSDFKKNWSEARDFCRAIGGDLMSIHSSLDLDNAPFYSSNPAWIGLSLGTNSGFGWSDGSPFEYENWGYGEPNNHNDNEHCAEVHFYYGRHWNDRHCESYQDWICQIRKGVTPKPEPVVIETVYNTTEDGWLIYNDTQYLINKDKLNMEAARAACKKGFGDLVVITGETERKFLWKQIAKGTEGQYYIGMTVNLDRSFSWVDGSPITYTAWEHNEPNFANNDENCVTLYKNMGYWNDINCGLELPSICKRSSNFVNTTIAPTTISKGGCAPEWLPFQGKCYKIVVGNDDKGWQDARTHCINQGGNLVSVTNEREQAFLTMQMLKYNEDLWIGMNDVNWEMHFVWTDGKGITYTNWAKGHPTSVPEGRYAFMEETFDCVIMVGSTAKTAGFWKVEDCHSKHGFICKRNVDSQIAVPATTMLPKTFSKLGNDSYKVVAQKMRWDEARRQCQADDADLASILNPVTQAYIILQISKHNEPVWIGLNSNVTGGRYKWVDNWHLSYTKWGTNEPKNNYGCVYIDVDRTWKTGPCTNTYYSLCKKSPDIAPTDPPQLPGNCPEPKKRKTWIPFRGHCYSFFGSMVDNWAHASVECLRMGASLLSIEDPQEGLFIQQNLELLQDESKSFWIGLYKTHEGEWMWIDNSAVDYTNWKTGMPKSESCVGISSDSGMWSTSSCSRYKSYICKTAKVITPTEKPPAVAPVVKEASHGSAGITVAVVLVVIAVVGLGAFLLFRKRIPTPVLGESTFDNKLYFNNPIRAPVDAKCLVANIEQNEQA, encoded by the exons ATGTTACCctgtttaaatgttgctgtggtCCTCTGTCTTCTGCAGGTCCTCTGCATTACTGCAGACATAG acGGTGGCTCCTTCCTGATCTTCAACGAGAACCACAACAAGTGCATAAAGGTGGAGAGTGCCACCTCCATAACAGTGGCCCCCTGCGATCCTCATGCCAAAAACCAGCAGTTTCGCTGGGCCTCCGAATCTCGCATCCTCAGTCTGTCCCTCAAGCTCTGCCTGGCGGCCACAGAGATTAAAGACTGGGTAAAGGTGGTCCTCTTTGAATGTGATGAGAACAATGACCTCCAACACTGGCAGTGCAAGAACGAGACCCTCTTTGGCCTCAAAGACCAGGACCTGCACTTAAACTGGGGCAACCGCAATGAAAGGAACATAATGATCTACAAAGGCTCTGGGCTCTGGAGTCGCTGGAGGATATATGGCACACGGGGTGACCTTTGTTCAAAGGGGTTTCAAG agaTTTTCACAATAGGGGGCAATGCCTTTGGAGTCCCCTGTCAGTTCCCATTTAAGTTTGAGGACAACTGGTACGCTGAATGCACAAAAGATGGCCGCTCAGATGGAAGCCTGTGGTGTGCAACAGAGAGAGATTACAATAAAGTAAAGAAATGGGGCTTTTGTCCCACCGAAG CCACCTCAGGTTGGGATACTGACCCCGTCACAGGGGTTCAGTATCAGGGGAACACACAGGCTGTGTTGACCTGGCATCAGGCCAGGAAGAGCTGCCAGCAGCAGGGAGCCGACCTCCTCAGCATTGTGGAGCTGCATGAGCAGTCATACATTTCAG GGTTAACAAATAATCTGGGAACATCTCTTTGGATTGGACTGAACAGCTTGGATTTTGAGAGTGGGTGGCAGTGGAGCAACGGAAACCCGTTCAGATATTTAAACTGGGCTCCAG GTCATCCCTCATCAGAGCCTGGGCTCACCTGTGCAACCCTAAATGCTGGAAAAGCCTCAAAATGGGAGAGCAGCGCCTGCACTAAGAAGCTTGGTTACATCTGTCGCAAAGGAAACTCGACCAGTCTGCCTCCACCACCaa GCAAAGACCAGCCCACCTTCTGCCCCAGTCACTGGGTTCCTTATGCAGGTAACTGTTACTACCTGGAGAGGAGTAAAAAGATGTGGAAGGACGCTTTGGCGGCGTGTCACAAAGAGGGAGGAGATCTGGCCAGCATACACAATATAGAAGAGCAGAGCTTCATCATATCTCAATCTGGATACT TGCCAACAGATGTGCTCTGGATCGGCTTGAATGATCAGAGAAACCAGATGCTGTTTGAATGGTCAGATCACTCCCACGTTACCTTCACCCAGTGGCAGACTGATGAGCCAACGCATGCCACCAACCTCCAGGAAGACTGTGTCCTCATCAGAGGAAAG GACGGGAGGTGGGCTGACCACATGTGTGAGAAGATGTACGGATACATCTGTAAGAAGAAGGCCTCCATTAAACCAGGTGAAGGTGCCCATGAGGACGCCAACCCAGGCTGCAAGCTT GGCTCGATCAGGTATGGATCTTATTGTTACAACATTGGGTCTGAGACAAAAACCTTTGATGAGGCAAAGCAGACATGTTCGAATGCTGGTGGTCACTTGGTGGATGTCACTGATAG ATATGAGAATGCCTTCTTGGTCAGTTTGGTGGGTTTGAGACCAGAGAAGTATTTTTGGATGGGTCTATCAAACACAGGCGACATAAGCACTTTCAAATGGACCACCAGAAGAAAAGTCACATTCACTCACTTCAATGTGGGCATGCCAG ACAGACACCAAGGATGCATTGCCATGACAACTGGGGTTTTTGCTGGATTATGGGATGTTGTCAGCTGCAGCAACAAGGAGAAGTATATCTGCAAGAAACCAGCAGAGGGTGTACTGGTGACAACAGTCCCACCCACCACCCCAGCCCTGAGCTGTGAGTCCGGGTGGACCCCTGCTGCCAAGAGGAGCTTCTGCTATAAA CTTTACAAAAAATCATCAGACTTTAAGAAGAATTGGTCAGAAGCAAGAGACTTCTGCAGAGCCATTGGTGGGGACCTGATGAGCATACACAGTTCACTGGACCTGGACAACGCTCC GTTTTATTCTTCTAACCCAGCCTGGATTGGCCTTAGCCTCGGTACCAACTCAGGTTTCGGATGGAGTGATGGCTCACCT TTTGAGTATGAGAACTGGGGCTATGGAGAACCCAACAACCACAATGACAATGAACACTGTGCAGAGGTCCACTTTTACTACGGACGGCACTGGAATGATCGGCACTGTGAGTCCTACCAAGACTGGATCTGCCAGATACGCAAAG GTGTGACTCCCAAACCTGAGCCTGTCGTAATTGAAACAG TTTATAACACCACAGAAGATGGCTGGCTTATATACAATGACACACAGTATTTGATAAACAAGGACAAGCTAAATATGGAAGCTGCTAGAGCCGCCTGCAAAAAGGGCTTTGGGGATCTTGTAGTCATCACCGGGGAGACTGAGAGGAAGTTCCTTTGGAAACAG ATAGCGAAAGGCACAGAAGGACAATACTACATTGGCATGACAGTAAATCTGGATCGATCATTTAG CTGGGTGGATGGCAGCCCTATAACATACACCGCATGGGAACACAATGAGCCCAACTTTGctaataatgatgaaaactgtgtGACTTTATATAAGAACATGG GGTACTGGAACGATATTAACTGTGGTTTGGAGCTACCATCTATTTGCAAAAGAAGCAGTAATTTTGTCAATACAACGATAGCCCCAACCACCATATCTAAGGGAGGATGTGCACCAGAGTGGCTACCTTTCCAAGGAAAG TGCTACAAAATTGTTGTGGGGAATGACGATAAGGGCTGGCAGGACGCCAGGACACACTGTATAAACCAAGGAGGAAATCTGGTTTCTGTCACCAATGAGAGAGAGCAAG CTTTCCTGACAATGCAGATGCTGAAATACAATGAAGATTTGTGGATTGGCATGAATGATGTCAACTGGGAGATGCACTTTGTGTGGACGGACGGCAAAGGCATTACATACACCAACTGGGCGAAAGGGCATCCAACATCAGTGCCTGAGGGACGTTATGCATTTATGGAAGAG ACGTTTGACTGTGTGATAATGGTGGGCAGCACTGCCAAAACAGCAGGGTTCTGGAAGGTGGAAGACTGTCACTCAAAACATGGCTTCATCTGTAAAAGAAACGTCG ATTCTCAGATTGCAGTCCCAGCCACAACTATGTTACCAAAGACTTTCTCCAAACTTGGCAACGACTCCTACAAGGTGGTGGCCCAGAAGATGAGATGGGATGAGGCGAGGAGGCAGTGCCAAGCAGACGATGCAGATCTGGCCAGTATCCTGAACCCTGTCACCCAGGCATACATCATCTTACAGATTTCCAAGCACAATGAGCCTGTGTGGATCGGCCTCAACAGCAATGTG aCTGGTGGGCGGTATAAGTGGGTCGATAACTGGCATCTGTCTTACACCAAATGGGGGACAAATGAGCCTAAAAACAACTATGGTTGCGTGTATATAGACGTGGACAGAACATGGAAAACTGGACCATGTACCAATACCTACTATTCCCTTTGCAAGAAGTCACCAG ACATAGCACCAACTGATCCTCCACAACTCCCCGGCAACTGTCCAgaaccaaagaaaagaaaaacctgGATACCTTTCAGAGGCCACTGTTACTCCTTCTTTGGCTCAATGGTGGACAACTGGGCCCACGCCTCAGTTGAATGTCTGAGAATGG GTGCTTCTCTGTTGAGTATTGAGGACCCTCAGGAGGGTCTCTTCATACAGCAGAACCTGGAGCTTCTGCAGGACGAATCCAAGTCCTTCTGGATTGGCCTCTACAAGACTCATGAAG GTGAGTGGATGTGGATCGATAACAGTGCTGTGGACTATACCAACTGGAAAACAGGGATGCCAAAGTCTGAATCATGTGTTGGCATCAGTTCAGACAGTGGTATGTGGAGTacaagcagctgcagcagataCAAATCGTACATCTGCAAAACAGCCAAAG TTATTACACCAACAGAAAAGCCACCAGCTGTTG CCCCCGTCGTTAAAGAAGCTTCTCATGGGTCTGCTGGCATCACTGTGGCTGTAGTGCTAGTTGTAATCGCCGTAGTTGGACTCGGTGCCTTCCTCCTTTTCCGTAAACGGATACCCACCCCTGTCTTGGGAGAAAGCACCTTTGACAACAAGTTATACTTCAACAATCCAATACGAGCCCCTGTGGATGCCAAATGTCTGGTGGCCAACATAGAGCAGAATGAACAAGCGTAG
- the LOC125881614 gene encoding zinc transporter ZIP12-like isoform X1 → MHFRTIAPTLLLLLCLLVVRGQERGYLQGALRALDLPLGADDNEPRLHKNHTGVLITKLLQVVHCAEQTGTSQDGCNKCLTPDVALSVLKHDGKAYVTEEDYQRISTVLLYYIINLQDLCVSNAASPSSFSSSSSSSFGNYQFYLLALTSLHPAEDDHFLSPGETESILQVINQHYDPPDKDASSDLRCFDAARLLEDVDVEEKAGAGVFSVPKLAASIISHVLQGHCFKRRNLPSPAFFTEYIFQSLNRTSELQIMDLEELLHQLGVGQEAATHSHHRKRRSSQKGARPPLDGCQHENGGISRDWAQVCFSANQLVDIFALNPHLPISKEHFRQMCPAIIQQLLGNACESAEQKRRGSLPTALEKYGYSTAAVLLITVGSMLGICLIFFNSCQETYTLILQLFVGLAVGTLSGDALLHLIPQILGLHDAAHSHDDEHYTEEKEYLWRILGMIAGIYGFFLIERIFSFFVPSHGHGHGDLPLELNCNGQSQRGKSISTIQLGPVDDLECAEVSPEHVDTRRPSHQRQGVPLLAVMVIVGDSLHNFADGLVVGAAFSSSAETGMATTVAILCHEIPHEMGDFAVLLSSGLSVKTAVLMNFLSALTAFMGLYIGLFVSSDMEVQQWIFAVTAGIFLYLSLVEMLPEMSRVKTDRPCLMFFLQNLGLLMGWACLLLLALFEHELTF, encoded by the exons ATGCACTTCAGGACCATTGCGCCCactttgctgctgcttctttgTCTGCTGGTGGTGAGAGGGCAGGAGCGGGGGTACCTGCAGGGGGCTCTCAGGGCCTTGGATCTGCCCCTGGGTGCAGACGACAATGAGCCACGGCTCCACAAGAACCACACCGGGGTCCTGATCACCAAGCTCCTCCAGGTGGTACACTGTGCAGAGCAGACTGGAACCTCTCAGGACGGCTGTAACAAG TGCCTGACACCAGATGTGGCTCTCTCTGTGCTGAAGCATGATGGGAAGGCTTACGTCACTGAGGAGGACTATCAGCGGATCTCTACTGTTCTGCTGTACTACATAATTAACCTGCAAGACCTGTGCGTGTCAAATGCtgcctctccttcctccttttcctcatcctcctcctcctcttttggGAACTATCAGTTCTACCTTTTGGCCCTAACCAGTCTACACCCAGCTGAGGATGACCACTTCCTGTCACCCGGTGAAACAGAGAGTATTCTGCAGGTCATCAACCAGCACTACGACCCCCCGGATAAAGACGCCTCATCTGATTTGCGA TGTTTTGATGCCGCTCGCCTCCTTGAAGATGTTGACGTAGAAGAAAAAGCAGGCGCTGGTGTGTTTTCTGTGCCTAAACTGGCCGCATCTATCATCAGCCACGTCCTGCAGGGCCACTGTTTCAAACGGAGGAACCTCCCATCTCCTGCTTTCTTCACTGAATACATCTTTCAATCCCTAAATCGCACAAGTGAGCTGCAGATAATGG ATTTAGAAGAGTTGCTTCATCAGTTGGGAGTGGGACAGGAAGCAGCGACGCACTCTCACCACAGAAAGAGGCGGAGTTCACAGAAAGGGGCCAGGCCTCCGCTGGATGGTTGTCAACATGAAAATGGTGGAATAAGCAGAGACTGGGCACAG GTGTGTttttcagccaatcagctgGTGGATATTTTTGCTCTGAATCCCCATTTGCCGATTTCCAAGGAGCACTTCAGGCAAATGTGCCCAGCCATCATCCAGCAGTTGCTAGGCAATGCCTGTGAGTCTGCAGAGCAAAAGAGAAGAGGATCTCTGCCCACTGCTCTCGAGA AGTATGGCTACAGCACGGCTGCCGTCCTGCTCATCACGGTGGGCTCCATGCTCGGTATCTGCCTGATCTTCTTCAACTCCTGCCAGGAAACCTATACACTGATCCTGCAGCTGTTTGTGGGCCTGGCAGTGGGGACTCTCTCAGGAGATGCACTCCTGCACCTCATACCACAG ATCCTTGGACTCCATGATGCCGCTCACAGTCACGATGACGAACACTATACAGAGGAGAAGGAGTATCTGTGGAGGATTCTAGGCATGATCGCAGGGATCTACGGCTTTTTCCTTATTGAAAGAATCTTCTCCTTTTTTGTTCCCTCTCATGGCCAT GGTCATGGTGACCTTCCCTTAGAGCTCAACTGCAACGGCCAGTCACAGAGGGGCAAGTCCATATCCACCATACAGCTG GGACCAGTGGATGACTTGGAGTGTGCAGAAGTATCTCCTGAGCATGTCGACACAAGGAGGCCTTCACATCAGA GACAAGGGGTTCCTCTGCTGGCTGTGATGGTAATCGTGGGAGACAGCCTTCATAACTTTGCGGATGGCCTGGTTGTCGGGGCAGCCTTCTCCTCTTCAGCCGAGACCGGCATGGCGACCACCGTGGCCATCCTGTGCCACGAGATACCGCACGAGATGG GGGACTTTGCAGTGTTGTTGAGCTCTGGACTCTCAGTGAAGACTGCTGTGCTAATGAACTTTCTCAGCGCTCTGACGGCCTTCATGGGCCTCTACATTGGACTGTTTGTTTCCTCTGATATGGAAGTGCAGCAGTGGATCTTTGCTGTTACTGCTGGGATTTTCCTCTATCTGTCACTGGTAGAAATG CTTCCAGAGATGAGTCGAGTGAAGACGGATAGACCGTGTCTCATGTTCTTCCTACAGAACCTTGGTCTGTTGATGGGTTGGGCCTGTCTTCTGCTCCTTGCACTCTTTGAACATGAACTCACATTCTAA
- the LOC125881614 gene encoding zinc transporter ZIP12-like isoform X2: MIAGIYGFFLIERIFSFFVPSHGHGHGDLPLELNCNGQSQRGKSISTIQLGPVDDLECAEVSPEHVDTRRPSHQRQGVPLLAVMVIVGDSLHNFADGLVVGAAFSSSAETGMATTVAILCHEIPHEMGDFAVLLSSGLSVKTAVLMNFLSALTAFMGLYIGLFVSSDMEVQQWIFAVTAGIFLYLSLVEMLPEMSRVKTDRPCLMFFLQNLGLLMGWACLLLLALFEHELTF, encoded by the exons ATGATCGCAGGGATCTACGGCTTTTTCCTTATTGAAAGAATCTTCTCCTTTTTTGTTCCCTCTCATGGCCAT GGTCATGGTGACCTTCCCTTAGAGCTCAACTGCAACGGCCAGTCACAGAGGGGCAAGTCCATATCCACCATACAGCTG GGACCAGTGGATGACTTGGAGTGTGCAGAAGTATCTCCTGAGCATGTCGACACAAGGAGGCCTTCACATCAGA GACAAGGGGTTCCTCTGCTGGCTGTGATGGTAATCGTGGGAGACAGCCTTCATAACTTTGCGGATGGCCTGGTTGTCGGGGCAGCCTTCTCCTCTTCAGCCGAGACCGGCATGGCGACCACCGTGGCCATCCTGTGCCACGAGATACCGCACGAGATGG GGGACTTTGCAGTGTTGTTGAGCTCTGGACTCTCAGTGAAGACTGCTGTGCTAATGAACTTTCTCAGCGCTCTGACGGCCTTCATGGGCCTCTACATTGGACTGTTTGTTTCCTCTGATATGGAAGTGCAGCAGTGGATCTTTGCTGTTACTGCTGGGATTTTCCTCTATCTGTCACTGGTAGAAATG CTTCCAGAGATGAGTCGAGTGAAGACGGATAGACCGTGTCTCATGTTCTTCCTACAGAACCTTGGTCTGTTGATGGGTTGGGCCTGTCTTCTGCTCCTTGCACTCTTTGAACATGAACTCACATTCTAA